One genomic segment of Ignavibacteriales bacterium includes these proteins:
- a CDS encoding ATP-binding protein, which produces MDNTFLQTFKIQGGNIYNAGKASTEIKAILKQLGINARIVRRVAIASYEAEMNVVMYAKQATLTFEVSPSQISIIVDDEGPGIPDVSLAMQEGFSTATREMREMGFGAGMGLPNIKKNSDYLKIESVIGKGTKVIITLNVN; this is translated from the coding sequence ATGGATAATACTTTTTTACAAACTTTTAAAATTCAAGGGGGAAATATTTACAATGCCGGGAAAGCATCAACGGAAATTAAAGCGATCCTGAAACAGCTCGGCATAAACGCAAGAATTGTCAGGCGCGTTGCAATAGCTTCTTATGAAGCCGAAATGAATGTAGTAATGTATGCAAAGCAAGCAACATTGACGTTTGAAGTTTCACCGTCACAAATATCGATAATAGTTGATGATGAAGGACCCGGGATTCCGGATGTCAGTTTAGCGATGCAAGAAGGATTTTCAACAGCGACACGTGAAATGCGTGAAATGGGTTTCGGGGCCGGAATGGGTTTACCGAACATAAAGAAAAATTCTGATTATTTAAAAATTGAATCTGTAATAGGCAAAGGAACAAAAGTAATTATAACACTGAATGTTAATTAA
- a CDS encoding malate dehydrogenase: MKIAVIGGGNIGGVLVQEIVRRRLAKYVSLVDVKAPDLSKGKCLDISEGSPIISSDVVVEGAKEYDVISGADLVINTAGVPRAARPDGTIPTREELLATNLKITDAVSEGISKFCPKATIISIANPLDAIVYRLNMNLKPPREKVMGMAGVLDSARYRYFVAKEIGVSIENVEAMVLGGHGDDMLPIRSACRIGGMPVEKFIAPDKLDAIEARTRQAGGEVVKLLGSGSAFVSPAWAALEMAEAIIFDKKKILPVCTLLNGEYGVNGLFIGVPVILGAKGIEKIIVMDLTDKEKEAFAKSVASVKKSSDEVLAMVK, encoded by the coding sequence ATGAAAATAGCAGTTATAGGCGGCGGCAACATAGGCGGTGTATTGGTGCAGGAAATAGTGCGGAGACGCCTTGCAAAGTATGTAAGTCTTGTAGACGTGAAAGCACCCGATTTGTCCAAAGGTAAATGTTTGGATATTTCTGAAGGTTCACCGATCATTTCATCAGATGTGGTTGTTGAAGGAGCAAAAGAATACGATGTTATATCCGGTGCAGATTTGGTTATAAATACTGCCGGAGTACCTCGCGCCGCCCGACCCGACGGCACAATTCCCACACGGGAAGAATTACTGGCGACCAATTTAAAAATTACCGACGCCGTGAGCGAAGGTATTTCGAAATTCTGCCCAAAAGCAACAATCATCTCGATTGCCAATCCGTTGGATGCAATTGTTTATCGGCTCAATATGAATCTGAAACCACCACGCGAGAAAGTTATGGGTATGGCAGGTGTGTTGGATTCTGCGAGATACAGATACTTCGTGGCTAAAGAAATTGGCGTAAGCATTGAGAACGTTGAAGCCATGGTTCTTGGTGGTCACGGTGACGATATGTTGCCAATCCGCTCGGCATGCCGCATAGGCGGAATGCCGGTGGAAAAATTTATTGCCCCCGATAAACTTGATGCTATCGAAGCTCGCACCAGACAAGCAGGCGGTGAGGTAGTTAAGTTGTTGGGCAGCGGCTCGGCATTTGTTTCTCCGGCATGGGCGGCGTTGGAGATGGCAGAAGCGATTATTTTTGATAAGAAAAAGATTTTGCCGGTTTGCACATTACTCAACGGTGAGTATGGTGTTAATGGTTTATTCATCGGTGTGCCGGTAATTTTAGGCGCTAAGGGTATTGAAAAAATTATCGTTATGGATTTGACTGACAAAGAGAAAGAAGCATTTGCTAAATCTGTTGCCTCGGTAAAGAAATCGAGCGATGAAGTCCTAGCAATGGTGAAATAA
- a CDS encoding CoB--CoM heterodisulfide reductase iron-sulfur subunit A family protein, producing the protein MSQNGQAKIGVYICHCGVNISATVNVAAVREFIAKAKNVVIARDYKFMCSDPGQDLIKQDIKKLGVNRVVVAACSPLMHELTFRLAAEAGGLNRYLVQIANIREHCSWIHDNRDEATHKAKALVNAAVSRVALHESLEIGKAKINKNTLIVGGGIAGIQAALEIANAGYHVYLVEKEPTIGGRMGQFDKTFPTLDCAACILTPKMVSVGHRKDITLMSYSEVESMSGFIGNFKIKVRKKARYVDTDKCTGCGQCWSNCPATRIPSGRSIFIDGKLINENITQIQD; encoded by the coding sequence ATGTCACAGAATGGTCAAGCAAAAATCGGTGTATATATTTGTCACTGCGGAGTGAATATATCTGCAACTGTAAACGTCGCCGCTGTACGTGAGTTCATTGCAAAGGCAAAAAACGTTGTGATTGCGCGTGATTATAAATTCATGTGTTCCGATCCGGGACAGGATTTAATAAAACAAGATATAAAAAAATTAGGCGTTAATCGTGTCGTGGTTGCGGCATGTTCTCCGTTAATGCATGAACTTACTTTCCGGCTCGCCGCCGAAGCGGGCGGATTGAACAGATATCTGGTACAAATTGCAAACATTCGTGAGCATTGTTCATGGATTCACGATAATCGAGACGAGGCGACACATAAAGCGAAAGCGCTTGTGAATGCGGCTGTAAGCCGGGTCGCCCTTCACGAATCATTGGAAATTGGTAAAGCAAAAATCAACAAAAACACTCTTATTGTTGGCGGAGGAATTGCCGGTATACAGGCAGCGCTCGAAATTGCCAATGCCGGTTATCATGTTTATTTAGTTGAAAAAGAACCGACGATAGGCGGACGGATGGGTCAATTCGACAAAACTTTTCCAACACTCGATTGTGCCGCGTGCATACTTACACCCAAAATGGTTTCCGTAGGTCATAGGAAAGATATAACTCTTATGTCATATTCCGAAGTGGAAAGTATGAGCGGTTTCATCGGAAATTTTAAAATTAAAGTTCGTAAGAAAGCTCGATACGTTGATACCGATAAATGCACCGGCTGTGGTCAGTGTTGGAGTAATTGTCCGGCAACAAGGATTCCGTCTGGTAGATCTATATTTATAGATGGAAAACTTATAAACGAAAATATAACGCAAATTCAGGATTAA